The following are encoded in a window of Clostridium thermarum genomic DNA:
- a CDS encoding ABC transporter ATP-binding protein yields the protein MSLSVSNLTKQYGDKVVLNNLSFEINEPGVYALLGTNGAGKTTTLRIILGMLASNGGEVLWKGKPLDPVRTNVGYLAEERGLYPKYSLLDQLLYFAKLRNVPKKTAMDRIEYWADRLKVTEYIFPPKIKGKKPAKANRADQLSKGNQQKIQLMAALISDPELLILDEPLSGLDPVNTDLFKSIIKEEIAKNKYLIMSSHQMPTIEEFCSDITILNRGQAVLQGNLNEIKKSYGRVNLFIKSDADIAPYISSFGLAVANKTPSEYHLKVTGEDQAMALLAKLIEDKIPVVKFELREPSLHEIFIEKVGIVNEEE from the coding sequence ATGTCCTTAAGTGTTAGTAATTTAACAAAGCAGTACGGAGACAAAGTTGTTTTAAACAACTTAAGCTTTGAAATCAATGAACCTGGGGTATATGCCCTATTAGGTACCAATGGGGCCGGTAAGACAACCACCCTGCGTATAATCTTAGGAATGCTGGCCAGTAACGGCGGCGAAGTGTTATGGAAGGGAAAGCCTCTGGATCCTGTAAGGACAAATGTAGGCTACTTGGCAGAAGAACGCGGCCTCTATCCAAAGTATTCCCTGTTAGACCAGCTCCTGTATTTTGCAAAGCTCAGAAACGTTCCCAAGAAAACAGCTATGGACCGTATTGAATATTGGGCTGACCGTTTAAAAGTAACTGAGTATATCTTCCCACCGAAGATAAAGGGTAAAAAGCCTGCTAAGGCCAACCGGGCAGACCAGCTGTCTAAGGGAAATCAGCAGAAGATACAACTTATGGCGGCCCTGATCTCCGATCCGGAATTGTTAATCTTAGACGAGCCCCTAAGCGGTCTTGACCCGGTAAATACAGACTTGTTTAAGTCCATTATCAAAGAGGAAATTGCCAAGAACAAGTATCTCATCATGTCCAGCCATCAGATGCCAACTATTGAAGAGTTCTGTTCCGATATCACCATACTAAATCGTGGTCAGGCAGTTCTTCAGGGTAATCTAAATGAGATCAAAAAGAGCTACGGCAGAGTAAATCTCTTTATAAAGAGTGATGCAGACATAGCGCCTTATATCTCCTCCTTTGGTTTGGCAGTTGCAAACAAGACCCCCAGCGAATACCACCTCAAGGTTACGGGAGAAGATCAGGCCATGGCCCTATTGGCTAAGCTTATAGAAGATAAAATTCCAGTGGTTAAATTTGAACTTCGTGAACCATCACTGCATGAAATATTCATAGAAAAGGTAGGGATTGTCAATGAAGAAGAGTAA
- a CDS encoding GGDEF domain-containing protein — protein MKSQYVVQFEEIFSSESVRGERVHWKINWLLYSIILLLSSIVYFIQDNEAGKYGMILSLVNLFYNLLITRFINREKPVLWVRYVTMSLNVMSLTAYIYMDAINNSPNIPVTSAAILIFPVIIFFGALRMDKRLIVWTTAECIVALNALFFRFYNEFDLFVEKRLVSMDILSQVYRTIYLGMCGLLVYSVPLSMMRVLKKQQLLAQESLEHKQRAFQDALTGVYNRFYFDQHLSACIQSAVRNNHKIALLYIDLNGFKQINDTYGHDLGDMVLKSIAEDITSNLRPDDVIARIGGDEFVVVMSPIYDPNDANDLAHKLLTAIKQKRFFRNIEFSVGASIGISIFKEDTDTMEQMIKYADKAMYTVKKSGKDGVAFYEFNKGTS, from the coding sequence ATGAAGTCACAGTATGTGGTTCAATTTGAAGAAATTTTCAGTTCAGAATCCGTACGTGGAGAAAGAGTACACTGGAAGATCAACTGGCTGTTATACAGTATTATATTGCTCCTTTCTTCAATTGTATATTTTATTCAGGACAATGAAGCAGGAAAATATGGTATGATCCTCTCCTTGGTTAATTTGTTCTACAATTTGCTTATTACCCGGTTTATAAATAGAGAAAAGCCTGTGCTTTGGGTTCGTTATGTCACCATGAGTCTTAACGTGATGTCCTTGACAGCCTATATCTATATGGACGCCATCAACAACTCGCCAAATATACCTGTTACCAGTGCTGCCATTTTGATTTTTCCTGTAATTATTTTCTTTGGCGCACTACGAATGGACAAGCGTCTCATAGTATGGACAACGGCAGAATGTATAGTTGCCCTGAATGCACTTTTTTTCAGATTTTACAATGAGTTTGACCTATTTGTGGAAAAGCGGCTGGTATCAATGGATATACTAAGTCAAGTATACCGGACCATATATTTAGGCATGTGCGGCCTCCTGGTATATTCTGTTCCCTTGAGTATGATGAGAGTTCTTAAGAAACAGCAGCTGCTGGCTCAGGAAAGCCTTGAACATAAGCAAAGGGCCTTTCAAGACGCCTTAACCGGAGTCTACAACCGATTCTACTTTGACCAGCATTTGTCTGCCTGCATTCAATCGGCCGTTAGAAACAATCACAAGATTGCCCTGCTCTATATCGACCTTAACGGTTTTAAACAGATCAATGATACCTATGGTCATGACCTTGGTGACATGGTCCTTAAGTCCATTGCAGAGGATATAACTTCGAATTTGCGGCCTGATGATGTGATTGCCAGAATCGGCGGCGATGAGTTTGTAGTTGTCATGTCCCCTATTTATGACCCTAATGATGCTAATGACTTAGCTCATAAGCTCCTGACTGCCATAAAGCAAAAACGTTTCTTTAGAAACATAGAATTTTCCGTAGGTGCCAGTATCGGTATCTCCATATTTAAAGAAGATACAGATACTATGGAGCAGATGATAAAATATGCAGATAAGGCCATGTATACCGTTAAAAAATCCGGCAAAGACGGTGTTGCCTTTTATGAATTTAATAAAGGAACCAGTTAG